Proteins co-encoded in one Acidisarcina sp. genomic window:
- a CDS encoding MBL fold metallo-hydrolase, translated as MTILGSGTSMGVPTLGCDCRVCTSSDARDRRTRPSVSIRWENHCILIDTGPDFREQALREGIRDIDAILYTHSHADHILGLDDLRPLSFRNKHKIPLYADEATASTLEKVFDYTFAVDAKYPNRARVELNRIQGAIDLFGVPFQPIPLLHGEMQVTGFRFGNAAYLTDMNHIPDSSLPLLQDLDVAILDALRHTPHPSHSTLSQSIAWANLLKPRMTYFTHMSHDILHAETESNLAPNIRLAYDGLQIPFEI; from the coding sequence ATGACAATTCTTGGCAGTGGCACTTCGATGGGTGTGCCCACCCTCGGTTGCGACTGCCGCGTCTGCACCTCCTCCGACGCGCGGGACCGCCGGACGCGCCCCTCCGTCTCCATTCGCTGGGAGAACCACTGTATCCTGATCGACACCGGTCCGGACTTCCGGGAGCAGGCATTGCGCGAAGGCATCCGCGATATTGACGCCATCCTCTATACCCACTCCCACGCAGACCACATCCTGGGACTCGATGACCTGCGCCCCCTCAGCTTTCGCAACAAACACAAGATCCCTCTCTATGCGGACGAGGCTACCGCCAGCACACTGGAGAAGGTCTTCGACTATACCTTTGCAGTCGACGCCAAGTATCCCAATCGCGCCCGCGTGGAACTCAACCGCATCCAGGGCGCAATCGACCTCTTCGGGGTTCCCTTTCAGCCCATCCCCCTCCTGCACGGAGAAATGCAGGTAACCGGCTTCCGCTTTGGCAATGCCGCCTACCTGACGGACATGAACCACATCCCCGACAGCAGCCTGCCGCTGCTGCAAGACCTCGATGTAGCGATCCTCGACGCGCTGCGGCACACACCGCACCCCAGCCACTCCACGCTCTCCCAGTCGATTGCATGGGCCAACCTCCTCAAGCCGCGCATGACATACTTCACCCATATGTCCCACGACATCCTCCACGCGGAGACCGAAAGCAATTTAGCGCCGAACATACGGCTGGCCTATGACGGCCTGCAGATTCCCTTCGAAATCTAA
- a CDS encoding bifunctional riboflavin kinase/FAD synthetase — translation MLIFRSLAEIPPGFGPCVVSVGNFDGVHRGHRWVLEQVKERARTLAARSIAVTFDPHPTCILRPERAPRLITPLEARLELLAATEIDAVLVIPFTQELSSMSAVEFAQSVLCEKLAAVEVHEGSNFRFGHRAQAGVDELRELGRSLGFQVRVYEALHRRGMVISSSTVRSLIAAGDVRQARSLLGHPFFVRSTPARGRGIGGKLLVPTVNLAEYNELLPAFGVYITCLRIQDRLFEAVTNVGNRPTFGPDSFAVESHILNFQPVALDETTPLELSFFDRLREEKQWPSPDALRAQIMRDVAQAQRYFRLANQYRRNHSRAL, via the coding sequence ATGCTGATATTCCGCAGCCTCGCTGAGATACCTCCCGGCTTTGGTCCCTGCGTCGTGAGCGTAGGCAACTTCGACGGCGTGCATCGCGGTCATCGCTGGGTTCTGGAGCAGGTCAAGGAGCGCGCCCGCACACTCGCGGCACGTTCCATTGCAGTTACCTTTGATCCGCATCCGACCTGCATCCTGCGGCCCGAACGTGCTCCCCGTCTCATCACCCCGCTCGAAGCACGGCTCGAATTGCTGGCCGCCACGGAGATTGACGCCGTACTGGTGATCCCTTTCACGCAGGAGCTGTCCAGCATGTCTGCCGTGGAGTTCGCGCAATCCGTTCTTTGCGAGAAGCTGGCGGCGGTCGAGGTTCATGAGGGTTCGAATTTTCGCTTTGGGCATCGTGCCCAGGCGGGAGTCGATGAGTTGCGCGAATTAGGCCGCAGCCTCGGATTTCAGGTGCGCGTGTACGAAGCGCTCCACCGCCGCGGCATGGTCATCTCCAGCAGCACGGTTCGCAGCCTGATTGCAGCCGGAGATGTACGGCAGGCCCGCAGCCTGCTGGGGCATCCATTTTTTGTCCGGTCCACACCGGCGCGCGGGCGCGGGATCGGCGGCAAACTCCTCGTACCCACAGTGAACCTGGCGGAGTATAACGAACTGCTGCCGGCCTTCGGCGTCTACATCACCTGCCTGCGTATTCAGGATCGGCTCTTTGAAGCGGTGACGAACGTCGGCAATCGGCCCACCTTCGGGCCCGACTCCTTCGCCGTCGAGTCTCACATCCTCAACTTCCAACCCGTTGCCCTGGACGAAACAACTCCGCTGGAGCTGAGCTTTTTCGATCGGCTGCGAGAAGAGAAGCAGTGGCCCTCGCCTGACGCCCTGCGCGCCCAGATTATGCGGGACGTCGCCCAGGCACAACGCTACTTCCGCCTGGCCAATCAATATCGCCGGAATCACTCCCGCGCCCTCTAA
- a CDS encoding PBP1A family penicillin-binding protein has protein sequence MKSTDQVPRPGAGPGSQPRRFRPPARAEGRGRKKIAGNIALAVLLVLAALVGVLGGLMMVYSADLPQIDELERYRPNTTTDLYDVHGRIFGSFALERRVVVNYGDFAPVLRQAVISIEDKNFESHWGINVFRVIGAAYHDLTSSNRAQGASTLTMQLARNLFLSSERRVGRKMQEVFLSIQIERSFTKQQIFTLYANQIYLGHGMYGFEAASEFYFSKHAKDLTLPEAALLAGLPKGPVGYSPILNPDRALRRRNMVINAMLEDGAITTAQANAAKAEPLGLHVQSPPNSVAPWFVEDVRRELEKKLGADEVHEAGLRVYTTLDLDLQRIANRAVQDGLAAYERRHGWNGHLLNTIAGGISLEDFKHPDWVMPPEAGGYVHALATSVLPYQVTAKVGSQEVLLTPEDWAWTGQKTADTFLRPGDILYVHLSDTLPAAGPLKGTLEQDSGTEGSLFAMDNASGDVLAMVGGRDFNLSQFNRATQAQRQTGSSFKPYVYTAAVEEGARPEDSISDSPVSFGSYTPHNYDGKYLGSISLLHAFADSRNIPALKLADRVGIRRVIEVAHRFGITSNIPAFLPVALGSVEVTLEEQVAAYSSFPNDGIRIAPRLIRKVTNADGMTLMEDLPQVSEATSAKTARLMMVMLKEVVHGGTAGAAASLNHPLGGKTGTTNDFTDAWFLGFSPSVTCGVWVGYDSRQSLGDKETGARAALPIWMQFMKAAIAGKDDEVFPSEERSKSAGAPLLNKAAAPTTALPAKKPGTSGGKNVAPVPTRPISPKPVASGRTAAAHPPALRHVAAVHSVPVR, from the coding sequence TTGAAATCCACTGACCAAGTTCCCCGGCCTGGTGCTGGACCCGGCTCCCAGCCTAGACGCTTTCGTCCGCCCGCACGGGCGGAAGGCCGCGGCCGAAAAAAGATCGCAGGCAACATAGCTCTCGCGGTGCTGCTGGTTCTGGCGGCGCTGGTGGGCGTGCTGGGCGGCCTGATGATGGTCTACTCCGCCGATCTGCCGCAGATAGACGAGCTGGAGCGCTACCGTCCAAACACAACTACGGATCTTTACGACGTACACGGCCGCATCTTCGGATCCTTTGCGCTGGAGCGTCGTGTTGTGGTGAATTATGGGGACTTTGCCCCGGTACTTCGCCAAGCCGTCATCTCCATTGAAGACAAGAATTTTGAGAGCCATTGGGGCATCAATGTCTTTCGAGTGATCGGCGCGGCTTATCACGACCTTACGTCCAGCAATCGCGCGCAGGGCGCTTCCACGCTGACCATGCAACTGGCGAGGAATCTGTTTCTCTCCTCCGAGCGCCGCGTAGGGCGCAAGATGCAGGAAGTCTTTCTCTCGATCCAGATTGAGCGGTCGTTTACCAAGCAGCAGATCTTCACTCTGTACGCGAACCAGATTTATCTGGGGCATGGGATGTACGGATTTGAGGCAGCATCGGAGTTCTACTTCAGCAAGCATGCCAAGGATCTGACTTTGCCCGAGGCCGCATTGCTGGCAGGGCTTCCGAAGGGTCCGGTGGGCTATTCACCGATCCTCAATCCAGACCGCGCCCTGCGTCGCAGGAACATGGTGATCAACGCGATGCTGGAAGACGGGGCCATTACGACGGCGCAGGCGAATGCCGCCAAGGCTGAGCCGCTGGGGCTGCACGTGCAGTCTCCGCCGAATTCAGTGGCGCCGTGGTTTGTGGAGGATGTGCGCAGGGAGCTGGAGAAGAAGCTGGGCGCGGATGAAGTGCATGAGGCGGGACTGCGTGTCTACACCACGCTCGATCTCGATCTGCAAAGAATCGCGAACCGTGCGGTGCAGGATGGCCTTGCGGCCTATGAGCGCCGCCATGGATGGAACGGCCATCTGCTCAACACCATCGCGGGCGGCATTTCGCTGGAGGACTTTAAGCATCCGGACTGGGTGATGCCGCCGGAGGCTGGGGGGTATGTGCATGCGCTGGCTACCTCCGTCCTGCCCTACCAGGTAACGGCGAAGGTCGGATCGCAGGAGGTCTTGCTGACGCCGGAGGATTGGGCGTGGACCGGTCAGAAGACAGCGGACACATTTTTGCGCCCCGGCGACATTCTTTACGTACACCTGAGCGACACTCTGCCGGCGGCAGGCCCGCTGAAGGGAACGCTCGAACAGGATTCGGGCACGGAGGGCTCGCTCTTCGCGATGGATAATGCATCCGGCGATGTGCTCGCGATGGTGGGCGGACGTGACTTCAACCTGTCGCAGTTCAACCGTGCGACCCAGGCGCAGCGGCAAACGGGCTCCTCGTTCAAGCCCTATGTTTATACGGCTGCGGTGGAGGAGGGTGCGCGGCCGGAGGACTCCATCTCCGACAGCCCGGTGAGCTTTGGCTCCTATACTCCGCACAACTATGACGGCAAGTATCTGGGCTCGATCTCGCTGCTGCACGCCTTTGCGGACTCGCGCAACATTCCGGCGCTGAAGCTGGCGGATCGCGTTGGCATCCGCCGTGTGATCGAGGTGGCACACCGGTTCGGCATTACCAGCAACATTCCAGCATTTCTGCCGGTGGCACTGGGGTCGGTGGAGGTGACGCTCGAAGAGCAGGTTGCCGCGTACAGCAGTTTTCCGAATGACGGCATCCGTATTGCGCCGCGGCTGATCCGCAAGGTGACCAATGCCGATGGAATGACATTGATGGAGGATTTGCCGCAGGTTTCCGAGGCGACGAGCGCCAAAACGGCGAGATTGATGATGGTGATGCTGAAAGAGGTCGTGCATGGGGGAACAGCAGGAGCTGCGGCGTCTCTCAATCATCCCCTTGGAGGCAAGACGGGCACGACCAACGACTTTACCGATGCCTGGTTTCTTGGCTTCTCTCCTTCCGTTACCTGCGGCGTGTGGGTTGGCTATGACAGCCGCCAGTCGCTGGGCGACAAGGAGACGGGCGCACGAGCCGCACTGCCGATCTGGATGCAGTTTATGAAGGCGGCGATCGCCGGCAAGGATGACGAGGTCTTCCCCTCGGAGGAGCGAAGCAAGTCGGCTGGAGCACCCTTACTCAATAAAGCGGCTGCGCCAACGACGGCTCTACCGGCAAAGAAGCCAGGTACTTCGGGTGGGAAGAACGTGGCGCCAGTCCCGACGCGGCCCATTTCTCCCAAACCTGTTGCCTCGGGGCGGACGGCTGCAGCGCATCCGCCTGCTCTGCGCCATGTTGCAGCGGTGCATAGCGTCCCGGTCCGCTGA
- a CDS encoding S41 family peptidase, producing MSKSFKRSVLAISVALVFFVFLGSFGPSGVRAGTEKDGAYKEMEVYSEVLKKIQSDYVSEPNIGKVTNGALHGLLESLDADSSYLTPDEYKTYKQHLSEGTAQVGINLSKRFGYATVVSVVPGSPAEKQQIGDGDIIESIGDQSTREMSLAMIRLMLEGKPGTSVTFSVVRPRKAEPEKVTLTRTAEVVPALGEQQYENSSILYLKPSVLTKERVSEMEARLRAMGKNGNKKVVLDLRDVAEGDSDQAIRLANAFLQNGTIATLEGQKFAKQTFVAESSKFITAAPLAVVVNHGTAGPGEIVAGAILDNKRGDVVGDRTFGEGSIQKTIEMQNGAAVIVSVAKYASPSGKKIQDEAVTPNVVVASSLDQDDRAEDVPPQTGPKADDQLNKALELLKQKNT from the coding sequence ATGTCCAAGAGTTTCAAGCGTTCTGTCCTCGCCATCTCGGTGGCCCTCGTATTCTTCGTATTTCTTGGCAGCTTCGGCCCCAGCGGTGTTCGCGCCGGCACGGAGAAGGATGGCGCCTACAAAGAGATGGAGGTCTACAGCGAAGTCCTCAAGAAGATTCAGAGCGACTACGTGTCGGAGCCAAACATCGGAAAAGTGACGAATGGGGCCTTGCATGGGCTTCTGGAGTCCCTGGACGCAGACTCCAGCTATCTGACCCCGGATGAGTACAAGACTTACAAGCAGCACTTGAGCGAAGGCACGGCGCAGGTGGGGATCAACCTGTCCAAGCGTTTCGGCTATGCAACCGTCGTCTCTGTTGTTCCGGGAAGCCCGGCAGAAAAGCAACAGATCGGGGACGGCGACATTATCGAATCAATTGGCGACCAGTCTACGCGCGAGATGTCGCTGGCGATGATCCGTTTGATGCTTGAGGGCAAGCCGGGCACCAGCGTCACCTTCTCCGTGGTGCGGCCACGCAAGGCGGAACCGGAAAAGGTCACGTTGACACGGACGGCTGAGGTCGTTCCCGCACTGGGCGAACAGCAGTATGAGAACAGCAGCATTCTTTACCTGAAGCCATCGGTGCTGACGAAGGAGCGCGTCTCCGAAATGGAAGCACGTCTGCGGGCGATGGGCAAGAACGGCAACAAGAAGGTAGTGCTCGACCTGCGCGACGTGGCCGAGGGCGACAGCGACCAGGCGATTCGCCTGGCAAACGCGTTTCTGCAAAACGGCACAATCGCAACTCTTGAAGGCCAGAAGTTTGCCAAGCAGACCTTTGTGGCAGAGAGCTCGAAGTTCATCACCGCAGCGCCGCTGGCGGTCGTCGTGAATCATGGTACGGCGGGCCCCGGCGAGATTGTTGCAGGGGCAATTCTGGATAACAAGCGGGGCGATGTTGTTGGAGACCGGACCTTCGGAGAGGGATCGATCCAAAAGACGATCGAGATGCAGAATGGGGCTGCTGTGATCGTATCGGTGGCAAAGTATGCATCCCCTTCCGGCAAAAAGATTCAGGATGAAGCTGTGACTCCGAATGTCGTCGTGGCGTCGAGTCTGGATCAGGACGACAGGGCAGAGGATGTGCCGCCGCAGACTGGTCCCAAGGCAGACGATCAACTGAACAAGGCGCTGGAGCTGCTGAAGCAGAAGAACACATAG
- a CDS encoding carbohydrate porin, with amino-acid sequence MLANRFRSRIRKYLCLITGVITAVLPAAAQTAPSPPTDDVKQQLQDLKQQYEQVTRDFQQRISALEEKINQQSAATQSAATSQKEAATVSTKDLGAQTANTTHNAKTLLEESAQLGQKYQGKLPSEPTYDLLNEAEKQIETLHEQVSSFEFHGYLRSGAGTNGRGGQMVAFQAPGADAKYRLGNEAETYGEWIFVNNWLNAEHVPGQAWFKTEVMLETNTTNSDTYANFPNSAGNDQFRLREAFVRVGDLFESQPNAKFWAGERYYRRQHIDINDYYNLDTSGYGAGVEDWNLRFAKLAVAYLHGARPDFTTENGTYAKRNVDVRLYDIKTPAGQFGAWFDFATEKGGATPTGVVIPTTNGFAVGARFQTLEWHGGYETASIQYARGAASNFSSSVDDPSRFQRTSERFQIVNHFLIQPNDKFAILPVVIYQRTEDGNAQHSPQHWVSLGARPEVFFSKYFSLAFEGGFDYTDGFNSAAGGPVSGWLRKYTIAPQLGAGRKFFSRPVLRTFLTYADWSDEFRGLVGGVPYKNRTNGLSYGVQAETWW; translated from the coding sequence GTGCTGGCAAACAGATTTCGGAGTCGAATCCGCAAATATCTTTGTCTCATCACGGGCGTTATCACAGCAGTTCTGCCCGCTGCAGCCCAGACCGCGCCCTCTCCCCCTACGGACGACGTAAAGCAGCAACTGCAAGACCTCAAGCAGCAATATGAGCAGGTCACGCGAGACTTTCAGCAGCGGATCTCCGCCCTGGAAGAGAAGATCAACCAACAGAGCGCAGCCACACAGAGCGCAGCCACCAGCCAGAAAGAAGCAGCGACCGTATCAACCAAAGACCTCGGCGCCCAGACCGCTAACACTACCCACAATGCCAAGACCCTGCTCGAAGAGTCCGCGCAGCTCGGACAAAAATATCAAGGAAAGTTGCCCTCCGAGCCTACCTACGACCTGCTCAACGAGGCCGAGAAGCAGATCGAGACGCTGCACGAGCAGGTCAGCAGCTTTGAGTTCCACGGATACCTGCGCTCCGGTGCAGGCACAAATGGCAGAGGCGGCCAGATGGTCGCATTCCAGGCTCCTGGAGCCGACGCGAAGTATCGCCTGGGAAACGAAGCAGAGACATATGGAGAGTGGATCTTCGTTAACAACTGGCTGAATGCGGAGCACGTTCCCGGACAGGCATGGTTCAAGACCGAAGTCATGCTGGAAACCAACACTACAAACTCCGACACCTACGCTAACTTTCCCAATTCCGCGGGGAACGACCAATTTCGCCTGCGCGAAGCCTTCGTCCGTGTCGGCGATCTCTTTGAGAGCCAGCCCAACGCGAAGTTTTGGGCGGGCGAAAGATACTACCGGCGTCAGCACATCGATATCAACGACTATTACAACCTCGACACGAGCGGTTACGGTGCCGGTGTGGAAGATTGGAACCTTCGGTTCGCCAAGTTGGCGGTAGCCTACCTGCATGGCGCCCGGCCCGACTTTACAACCGAGAACGGCACGTATGCCAAGCGGAACGTCGACGTCCGGCTCTACGATATAAAAACTCCTGCCGGACAATTCGGGGCATGGTTCGATTTCGCAACCGAGAAGGGTGGCGCCACACCCACAGGCGTTGTCATTCCCACTACAAACGGATTCGCTGTCGGGGCGCGTTTCCAAACCCTGGAGTGGCATGGTGGCTATGAGACTGCATCGATCCAGTACGCAAGGGGAGCCGCCAGCAACTTCAGCAGCTCGGTCGATGATCCATCCAGGTTCCAAAGAACCTCAGAAAGATTCCAGATCGTCAACCACTTCCTGATCCAGCCCAACGACAAATTTGCCATTCTGCCTGTCGTCATCTATCAGCGAACGGAGGACGGCAATGCGCAGCACTCCCCGCAACACTGGGTATCCCTCGGCGCACGGCCGGAGGTCTTCTTCAGCAAGTACTTCTCCCTTGCCTTTGAGGGAGGCTTTGACTATACCGACGGTTTCAACTCTGCGGCAGGCGGCCCCGTGAGCGGCTGGCTTCGCAAATACACCATTGCCCCCCAACTCGGAGCAGGCCGCAAATTTTTCAGCCGTCCGGTACTGCG